In the genome of Salinirussus salinus, one region contains:
- the eif1A gene encoding translation initiation factor eIF-1A — protein MSDNEGRTDLRMPEEDEVFAIVTDMLGANRVKVRCMDGVERTARIPGKMQKRIWIREDDVVLVEPWDWQDEKADITWRYEKQEADQLREEGHIQE, from the coding sequence ATGAGCGACAACGAGGGCCGAACGGACCTCCGCATGCCCGAGGAGGACGAGGTGTTCGCCATCGTCACGGACATGCTGGGGGCCAACCGCGTCAAGGTACGGTGTATGGACGGCGTCGAGCGAACAGCCCGGATCCCGGGCAAGATGCAGAAACGCATCTGGATCCGCGAGGACGACGTCGTCCTCGTCGAGCCCTGGGACTGGCAGGACGAGAAGGCCGACATCACCTGGCGCTACGAGAAACAGGAGGCCGACCAGCTCCGCGAGGAAGGACACATCCAGGAATGA
- the rio1 gene encoding serine/threonine-protein kinase Rio1 has translation MAEYGLLDTDEADAPGDEWEELDVSDTEADRVARAQDREFDEFRKRIKDADQFKVEASVFDDATYGALYKLVQDGHIDAFGGPVSTGKEANVYTALAGDREVAVKVYRINASDFTDMRGYLEGDPRLEELGGNKKAVVTAWVKREFANLKRARAAGVRAPEPVAVERNVLVMEFLGTETGRAKRLGEVHVENPETAFEVVREYLRRLYDAGLVHGDLSEYNVVVHDSELYVIDLGQAVTVHHPNHEDFLERDCENVAAFFARQGVDTSGDELLAYVREHAEPGEDD, from the coding sequence ATGGCCGAGTACGGCCTGCTGGACACCGACGAGGCCGACGCGCCCGGCGACGAGTGGGAGGAACTCGACGTCTCCGACACCGAGGCCGACCGGGTCGCCCGCGCACAGGACCGGGAGTTCGACGAGTTCCGCAAGCGGATCAAGGACGCAGACCAGTTCAAGGTCGAGGCCAGCGTCTTCGACGACGCGACCTACGGCGCGCTGTACAAACTGGTCCAGGACGGCCACATCGACGCCTTCGGCGGCCCGGTCTCGACGGGCAAGGAAGCGAACGTCTACACCGCCCTCGCGGGCGACCGGGAAGTGGCGGTGAAGGTCTACCGGATCAACGCCTCCGACTTCACGGACATGCGGGGCTACCTGGAGGGGGACCCCCGCCTGGAGGAACTGGGCGGGAACAAGAAGGCCGTGGTGACGGCGTGGGTCAAACGCGAGTTCGCGAACCTCAAGCGCGCGCGGGCGGCGGGCGTGCGGGCGCCGGAGCCGGTCGCCGTCGAGCGCAACGTGCTCGTGATGGAGTTTCTGGGCACCGAGACCGGCCGGGCCAAGCGGCTCGGCGAGGTCCACGTCGAGAACCCCGAGACCGCCTTCGAGGTGGTCCGGGAGTACCTCCGCCGGCTGTACGACGCCGGCCTGGTCCACGGTGACCTCTCGGAGTACAACGTCGTGGTCCACGATTCCGAGCTGTACGTCATCGACCTCGGGCAGGCGGTGACGGTGCACCACCCCAACCACGAGGACTTTCTCGAGCGGGACTGCGAGAACGTCGCGGCCTTCTTCGCCCGACAGGGCGTCGACACCAGCGGCGACGAGCTGCTGGCGTACGTCCGCGAGCACGCGGAGCCAGGCGAGGACGATTGA
- a CDS encoding PAS domain-containing sensor histidine kinase, with protein MTGRQAFRTLLDTVPGGVFELDADGRMREVSEGWADIVGAAPTALEGRPFLELAEEGTVPEHLPEEYRAVASDLLADGVDRERGRLTAEVTPRDGGEPRVCEFHVRPLPHDDACRGCAVGVRDVTERERCREELETLREQTGFALAATDALIWTVDPETGEPVSYTGDVEEVFGVVPEDVGAAAEFFDRAVHPEDRGAVERAWTELLEGEVDDVTVQFRTAFEKGVETRWVEAGAHRHEDGETEWLVGLATDITAQKRREQRLRRQNERLDEFASIVSHDLRNPLNVARMRTELVAEDCDSEHLDAVADAHARMEGLIEDVLTLAREGGGVPDTQSVDVGKLARGAWHTVQTYDAALVTPGETLVRADPTRLQELLENLFVNAVEHGGRGVTVRVGELPDDSGFYVEDDGSGLPETDRDRLFDPGHSTAEEGTGFGLSIVREVADTHGWTVRATDGADGGARFEVTGVDVE; from the coding sequence GTGACCGGGCGCCAGGCGTTCCGGACGCTGCTCGACACCGTCCCCGGCGGCGTGTTCGAACTCGACGCCGACGGGCGGATGCGCGAGGTCAGCGAGGGGTGGGCCGACATCGTCGGGGCGGCGCCGACAGCCCTGGAGGGGCGGCCGTTTCTCGAGCTGGCCGAGGAGGGGACGGTCCCGGAGCACCTTCCCGAGGAGTACCGGGCGGTGGCGTCGGACCTGCTCGCGGACGGGGTCGACCGCGAGCGCGGGCGGCTGACCGCCGAAGTGACGCCACGGGACGGCGGCGAGCCCCGCGTCTGTGAGTTCCACGTCAGGCCGCTCCCGCACGACGACGCCTGCCGCGGGTGTGCGGTGGGGGTACGGGACGTCACCGAGCGGGAACGCTGCCGCGAGGAGCTGGAGACGCTGCGCGAACAGACCGGGTTCGCGCTCGCGGCGACCGACGCGCTGATCTGGACGGTCGACCCCGAGACCGGCGAGCCGGTGTCGTACACCGGCGACGTGGAGGAGGTGTTCGGGGTCGTCCCGGAGGACGTCGGGGCCGCCGCGGAGTTCTTCGACCGGGCGGTCCACCCCGAGGACCGCGGGGCGGTCGAGCGGGCGTGGACGGAGCTGCTGGAGGGAGAAGTCGACGACGTGACCGTCCAGTTCCGGACGGCCTTCGAGAAGGGGGTGGAGACCAGGTGGGTGGAAGCCGGCGCACACCGCCACGAGGACGGCGAGACGGAGTGGCTGGTCGGGCTGGCCACGGATATCACCGCCCAGAAGCGCCGCGAGCAGCGGCTGCGGCGCCAGAACGAACGGCTCGACGAGTTCGCGAGTATCGTCAGCCACGACCTGCGGAACCCGCTCAACGTCGCCCGGATGCGCACGGAGCTCGTCGCCGAGGACTGCGACAGCGAACACCTCGACGCGGTCGCGGACGCACACGCGCGGATGGAGGGGCTGATCGAGGACGTCCTGACGCTCGCGCGGGAGGGCGGGGGTGTGCCCGACACCCAGTCGGTCGACGTCGGGAAACTCGCTCGCGGGGCCTGGCACACCGTGCAGACGTACGACGCGGCGCTGGTCACCCCCGGGGAGACCCTCGTCCGCGCGGACCCGACGCGGCTCCAGGAACTGCTGGAGAACCTCTTCGTCAACGCGGTCGAGCACGGCGGGCGCGGGGTGACCGTCAGGGTCGGCGAGCTGCCCGACGACTCCGGGTTCTACGTCGAGGACGACGGGTCGGGACTCCCCGAGACGGACCGCGACCGGCTGTTCGATCCCGGTCACTCGACGGCCGAGGAGGGCACCGGATTCGGGCTCTCCATCGTCCGCGAGGTCGCCGACACGCACGGGTGGACGGTCAGGGCCACCGACGGCGCGGACGGCGGCGCCCGCTTCGAGGTTACCGGCGTCGACGTCGAGTGA
- a CDS encoding MFS transporter: protein MTSTSDANTGTDVGTGADANGETAGGRSGSPSPARLTLAVILASATLTVMAGAIIGPVVRQIGMGVGVSESLAGLVITTHGVVIVVASPLAGALIDRVGPRGPYLLGLGLYGVGGGAGLVVDSFGALLASRVVLGAGVALVYTGVTVLIYTLYRGRRMDRALGLRSSANSLGAAVWPLVGGALGTVSWHAPFGVYLAALPLGLVALVAVPATDHGGTTGGGGTGGNGGTTDTRPGPGEQVRELLAVFRRLPAIPAVYLLYFGANLFLYVVVVYYPQLLAGLGVTSTLSVGLYLAANGAASAVAAAAYDRLVGRFGRHRLVLAAFGLWVAGFGVAAAVEGALAAAVPVLALGVGTGLVFPSAFAWVEALSPPDRQGSLASYIASAGYLGQFLSPLAFGVVVPVAGVRGVFGAAALAAGLGGVVLGVGLAVHGRRVDEPVPESG from the coding sequence GTGACGTCGACTTCGGACGCGAACACGGGAACGGACGTTGGCACGGGCGCGGATGCGAACGGAGAGACAGCCGGCGGTCGCTCCGGCTCGCCGTCCCCGGCACGGCTCACGCTCGCGGTCATCCTCGCATCGGCGACGCTGACGGTGATGGCCGGCGCGATCATCGGGCCGGTCGTCCGCCAGATCGGGATGGGCGTCGGCGTCTCGGAGTCGCTGGCGGGGCTTGTCATCACGACCCACGGGGTCGTCATCGTGGTCGCCAGCCCGCTTGCCGGCGCGCTGATCGACCGCGTCGGGCCGCGGGGCCCCTACCTGCTGGGGCTGGGGCTGTACGGGGTCGGCGGCGGGGCCGGCCTCGTCGTCGACTCCTTCGGCGCCCTGCTGGCCTCCCGGGTCGTCCTCGGAGCCGGCGTCGCGCTCGTCTACACCGGGGTGACGGTCCTCATCTACACCCTCTACCGGGGGCGCCGGATGGACCGGGCGCTGGGGCTGCGCAGCAGCGCGAACAGCCTCGGCGCGGCCGTCTGGCCGCTGGTCGGCGGGGCTCTGGGGACCGTCTCCTGGCACGCCCCCTTCGGCGTGTACCTGGCCGCCCTGCCGCTGGGGCTGGTGGCGCTGGTGGCGGTCCCCGCGACCGACCACGGCGGGACGACCGGCGGTGGCGGGACGGGCGGCAACGGTGGGACGACCGACACGCGGCCCGGCCCGGGCGAGCAGGTCCGGGAGCTTCTGGCCGTCTTCCGCCGGCTGCCCGCGATCCCGGCGGTCTACCTGCTGTACTTCGGCGCCAACCTCTTTCTGTACGTTGTCGTGGTGTACTATCCGCAGTTGCTCGCCGGGCTCGGGGTGACCTCGACGCTGTCGGTGGGGCTGTACCTCGCGGCCAACGGCGCCGCCTCGGCGGTGGCCGCGGCGGCCTACGACCGGCTTGTGGGCCGCTTCGGCCGTCACCGGCTCGTGCTGGCGGCCTTCGGGCTGTGGGTCGCCGGCTTCGGTGTCGCGGCCGCCGTCGAGGGGGCGCTCGCGGCCGCAGTCCCGGTCCTCGCGCTCGGGGTGGGGACCGGGCTGGTCTTCCCCTCGGCGTTCGCCTGGGTCGAGGCGCTCTCGCCGCCGGACCGGCAGGGGAGTCTCGCCTCCTACATCGCCTCCGCGGGCTACCTGGGACAGTTTCTCTCCCCGCTCGCCTTCGGGGTGGTCGTCCCGGTGGCGGGCGTCCGGGGTGTCTTCGGGGCCGCCGCGCTGGCCGCCGGGCTCGGTGGCGTCGTGCTCGGGGTCGGGCTGGCCGTCCACGGTCGCCGCGTGGACGAGCCGGTGCCGGAGTCCGGGTAG
- a CDS encoding GNAT family N-acetyltransferase, with amino-acid sequence MEPRVRPATPADVPGIRRVASAGWRAAYGDIMEEETIEETLSAYYAPEEVERAVTAEGVVYLVAVAGERVLGYASGTDSEHGPGAELVNIYVTPDRWGEGVGSRLFETLRARLRQRGYERVRAVVLAENGAGLPFYRRHGFEQVEEREEVVGGEPHRAFVVAREL; translated from the coding sequence ATGGAGCCTCGTGTTCGGCCGGCGACGCCGGCGGACGTCCCCGGGATCAGACGGGTCGCCAGCGCGGGGTGGCGGGCTGCCTACGGCGACATCATGGAGGAAGAGACCATCGAGGAGACGCTGTCGGCGTACTACGCCCCGGAGGAAGTCGAGCGGGCAGTCACCGCCGAGGGCGTCGTCTATCTGGTCGCGGTCGCCGGGGAGCGGGTCCTCGGCTACGCGAGCGGGACCGACAGCGAGCACGGGCCGGGCGCGGAGCTCGTGAACATCTACGTCACCCCCGACCGCTGGGGGGAGGGTGTCGGGAGCCGCCTGTTCGAGACCCTCCGTGCGCGCCTCCGCCAGCGCGGGTACGAGCGCGTGCGCGCCGTCGTCCTCGCCGAGAACGGGGCCGGCCTCCCGTTCTACCGTCGCCACGGGTTCGAGCAGGTCGAGGAGCGGGAGGAAGTCGTCGGCGGGGAGCCCCACCGGGCGTTCGTGGTCGCGCGGGAGCTGTAA
- a CDS encoding type IV pilin, with protein MDGPSRRDVLRAGGVAGLAATSALSGCAGLFGDGGDGESTPDPDGTSRLDAVPEGATAVVHADLQSMFEDEVLRERVNRLVADLGQRIPQLTVTEALDLAEERSGLDPRRMNELLAFGSVATGDGALLVRTEFTDAEVTELVETSVDVTERTYGDHTVYGSGNGSQLAVLGDGRYVLGTPMAVERVVDVQNGDVQPVGGEVRTAYAAARGGYMRFGFDIPPERLSGSGGQAAAARDIEYGYGSLFRDGRSLLLSLTARTEDVESAEALRAQLGEGIEAVRADLDQIERPQLRSRVERLLTKTELSRDGPTVTVRNSEGGVAIATAVAAVVVSFVLGLGSRPVDAPEAVFGFDYDPAAEQLTVQHRGGDHIAAARLSAEGQGVGATGAWAALGGEASGTIGEQPAVQAGDSLVLGARPGYDLSLVWTAADGSTSRTLATDSGPEA; from the coding sequence ATGGACGGCCCCTCCAGACGCGATGTCCTGCGAGCCGGTGGCGTGGCCGGCCTCGCCGCCACGTCGGCACTGAGCGGCTGTGCCGGCCTGTTCGGCGATGGCGGGGACGGCGAGAGCACGCCGGACCCCGACGGCACGTCCCGTCTCGACGCCGTCCCGGAGGGTGCCACCGCCGTCGTCCACGCCGACCTCCAGTCGATGTTCGAGGACGAGGTGCTCCGCGAGCGGGTCAACCGCCTGGTCGCGGACCTGGGCCAGCGGATCCCACAGCTCACCGTCACGGAGGCGCTCGACCTCGCCGAGGAGCGCAGCGGGCTCGACCCCCGCCGGATGAACGAGCTGCTGGCTTTCGGCTCCGTGGCCACCGGCGACGGCGCGTTGCTCGTCCGGACCGAGTTCACCGACGCCGAGGTCACGGAGCTGGTCGAGACGTCGGTCGACGTGACCGAGCGCACGTACGGCGACCACACGGTCTACGGCTCCGGCAACGGCTCCCAGCTCGCCGTCCTCGGTGACGGCCGGTACGTCCTCGGGACCCCGATGGCCGTCGAACGCGTCGTCGACGTACAGAACGGGGACGTCCAGCCCGTCGGCGGGGAGGTCCGGACCGCCTACGCCGCGGCCCGCGGCGGGTACATGCGCTTTGGCTTCGACATCCCCCCCGAGCGCCTGTCCGGGTCTGGCGGTCAGGCGGCGGCTGCCCGCGACATCGAGTACGGCTACGGCTCCCTGTTCCGCGACGGCCGGTCGCTGTTGCTGTCGCTCACCGCCAGGACGGAGGACGTGGAGAGCGCGGAGGCGCTCCGCGCCCAGCTCGGGGAGGGGATCGAAGCGGTCCGGGCGGACCTCGACCAGATCGAGCGGCCACAGCTCCGCTCGCGGGTCGAGCGCCTGCTGACGAAAACCGAGCTGTCCCGCGACGGCCCGACGGTGACGGTCCGCAACTCCGAGGGCGGCGTCGCCATCGCGACGGCCGTCGCCGCCGTCGTCGTCTCCTTCGTCCTCGGGCTCGGGTCCCGGCCCGTCGACGCCCCGGAGGCCGTCTTCGGATTCGACTACGACCCCGCCGCCGAGCAGCTCACGGTCCAGCACCGCGGCGGCGACCACATCGCCGCTGCCCGGCTCTCCGCCGAAGGCCAGGGCGTCGGGGCGACCGGCGCGTGGGCCGCCCTTGGCGGCGAGGCGAGTGGCACCATCGGCGAACAGCCCGCCGTCCAGGCCGGCGACTCCCTCGTCCTCGGAGCCCGCCCTGGCTACGACCTCAGCCTCGTCTGGACCGCCGCCGACGGCTCCACCTCCCGGACCCTCGCTACCGACTCGGGCCCCGAGGCCTGA
- a CDS encoding KH domain-containing protein, with protein MQHVKVPDDRIGVLIGAGGETMREIEARAEVRLDIDSETGSVRIETVGDPVTALKAPDIVKAIGRGFAPEDALRLLEDDMMMFDIVDIEAASRNKNDLRRQKGRLIGEDGRTRELMQELTGASVVIYGTTLAVIGGPRQVDAVREAAEMLLDGAPHGAVYSFLERRRNELKHRGLEYHQFTG; from the coding sequence ATGCAGCACGTGAAGGTTCCCGACGACCGCATCGGCGTCCTGATCGGTGCGGGCGGCGAGACGATGCGGGAGATCGAGGCCCGGGCCGAGGTCCGGCTGGATATCGACAGCGAGACCGGCAGCGTCCGCATCGAGACCGTCGGGGACCCCGTCACCGCCCTGAAGGCCCCCGACATCGTGAAGGCCATCGGCCGGGGGTTCGCCCCGGAGGACGCGCTGCGCCTGCTCGAGGACGACATGATGATGTTCGACATCGTCGACATCGAGGCCGCCTCCCGGAACAAGAACGACCTGCGCCGCCAGAAGGGCCGGCTCATCGGCGAGGACGGCCGCACCCGGGAGCTGATGCAGGAGCTGACCGGCGCCTCGGTAGTCATCTACGGCACGACCCTCGCGGTCATCGGCGGCCCGCGCCAGGTCGACGCCGTCCGGGAGGCAGCCGAGATGCTGCTGGACGGCGCCCCCCACGGCGCGGTCTACTCCTTCCTCGAGCGCAGGCGCAACGAGCTCAAACACCGCGGGCTGGAGTATCACCAGTTCACCGGCTGA
- a CDS encoding DJ-1/PfpI family protein, producing MPVSHAGVLVYEGFEPLDAVGPYEVLSIGADRLSASASGSAAGTDPDPGFETSLCTADMAERVTSAYGMTVESHGSVAELDPDLLVVPGGGWNDRAETGTRAEAERGVIPDLLAERAAAGTTVAGVCTGGMLLERAGLLEGKPAVTHAGALEDLRDTGTEVVDARVVDAGDVLTCGGVTSGLDLALYILEREYGDDLAAAVARSIEHERRGPTHVADG from the coding sequence ATGCCCGTCTCACACGCCGGCGTCCTCGTCTACGAGGGGTTCGAACCCCTCGACGCCGTGGGGCCCTACGAGGTGCTCTCTATCGGCGCCGACCGGCTGTCCGCCTCGGCGTCCGGGTCGGCGGCCGGGACCGACCCGGACCCCGGCTTCGAGACCTCGCTGTGTACCGCCGACATGGCCGAGCGGGTCACCTCCGCCTACGGGATGACCGTCGAGTCCCACGGCAGCGTGGCCGAACTCGACCCCGACCTGCTGGTCGTCCCCGGCGGGGGGTGGAACGACCGCGCGGAGACGGGGACCCGGGCCGAGGCCGAACGCGGCGTCATCCCGGACCTGCTCGCCGAGCGGGCGGCCGCGGGGACCACGGTTGCGGGCGTCTGCACCGGCGGCATGCTGCTGGAGCGGGCGGGTCTGCTCGAGGGCAAGCCGGCGGTCACTCACGCCGGCGCGCTGGAGGACCTCCGGGACACTGGCACCGAGGTCGTCGATGCCCGCGTCGTCGACGCCGGCGACGTGCTGACCTGTGGCGGCGTCACCTCCGGGCTCGACCTCGCGCTCTACATCCTGGAGCGGGAGTACGGCGACGACCTCGCGGCAGCGGTCGCCCGGTCAATCGAGCACGAGCGGCGCGGCCCGACACACGTCGCGGACGGCTGA
- a CDS encoding DUF7470 family protein produces the protein MFDRLGIGGVFGVLLLLAGIGVVASQNLVVAGGIALVIAGLGFVVYGIVRNLVSALGMMGGGGMGGMGGMGGMDDLDDLE, from the coding sequence ATGTTCGACAGACTCGGCATCGGGGGCGTCTTCGGCGTCCTCCTCCTGCTGGCCGGTATCGGCGTCGTCGCCTCTCAGAATCTCGTCGTCGCCGGCGGTATCGCGCTCGTGATCGCCGGCCTCGGCTTCGTCGTTTACGGGATCGTCCGCAACCTCGTCTCCGCGCTCGGGATGATGGGTGGCGGCGGGATGGGCGGCATGGGGGGGATGGGCGGGATGGACGACCTGGACGACCTGGAGTGA
- a CDS encoding DUF460 domain-containing protein — protein sequence MNARTGPLDAVVFGVDIQSGDVRGDAPSYALVVFDGEDIERDVVSYRKLRRRVEEERPAILATDNMYELAEDKDALVHLLGSLPDETSLVQVTGAEQPEPLSRVASRHGVPYGKKPIKEAEAAARLAAANVGQEVTAFTDRTEVKVARGRSTGGGGGWSEDRYTRRIHGAVRKRAREVESELDAAGLEYDRDATEKYGGFSNCVFTVEARPSDIPVSTERSGDTRIEIERVRRDGIEFRPLAKRRDHVLVGVDPGTTTAVAVVGLDGEVLDLLSTRTADTSEVIEWVVERGRPVVVAADVTPMPETVEKLRRSFDAAGWTPERDLPVDEKQHRTREEGYDNDHERDALAAALSAYDDHEDQFDRVAAKVPPRQEVGPVIARVLGGEESVETVLADLADDDGDSDGGGTEHTERELTAEEKRIKRLEARVERLEGHVDDLKATIERKDEQLAEYEAELSEARREERREARERREVTRLERENDRLERELDEERERVEDLEGKLERLKALWKLDHSNFADVAEKKAGLVPVKVVEQFTTGAIEAADEAFGLAEDDVVLFRDASGAGRSTAQRLVEVGPRVVLRNGQLSNVADEVLFEHEVPVAPADLVTVQEVDELAVAREAEVEEAIADWEARAAERRRQQSAEMVDQIISEHRAGEGD from the coding sequence GTGAACGCCCGTACGGGCCCGCTGGACGCGGTGGTGTTCGGGGTCGACATCCAGAGCGGGGACGTCCGCGGCGACGCCCCCTCCTACGCCCTGGTCGTCTTCGACGGCGAGGATATCGAGCGCGACGTGGTCTCCTACCGGAAGCTCCGCCGGCGGGTGGAAGAGGAGCGGCCGGCCATCCTCGCCACCGACAACATGTACGAACTCGCCGAGGACAAGGACGCGCTGGTCCACCTCCTCGGGTCGCTTCCCGACGAGACCAGCCTCGTTCAGGTCACCGGCGCCGAACAGCCCGAGCCGCTCTCGCGGGTCGCCTCCCGCCACGGGGTGCCCTACGGCAAGAAACCGATCAAGGAGGCCGAGGCCGCCGCGCGGCTGGCGGCCGCGAACGTCGGCCAGGAGGTCACGGCCTTCACCGACCGGACCGAGGTGAAAGTCGCCCGCGGCCGCTCGACGGGAGGTGGCGGCGGGTGGAGCGAGGACCGTTACACCCGCCGGATCCACGGCGCCGTCCGCAAGCGGGCCCGCGAGGTCGAGTCCGAACTCGACGCCGCCGGCCTCGAGTACGACCGGGACGCCACCGAGAAGTACGGCGGCTTCTCGAACTGCGTGTTCACGGTGGAGGCGCGCCCGAGCGACATTCCCGTCTCGACGGAACGCTCGGGGGACACCCGCATCGAGATCGAGCGGGTCCGGCGGGACGGCATCGAGTTTCGCCCGCTCGCCAAGCGCCGGGACCACGTCCTCGTCGGGGTCGACCCCGGGACGACCACCGCAGTCGCGGTCGTCGGGCTGGACGGCGAGGTGCTGGACTTGCTGAGCACCCGCACGGCCGACACGAGCGAGGTGATCGAGTGGGTCGTCGAGCGGGGGCGGCCGGTGGTCGTCGCCGCGGACGTGACCCCGATGCCCGAGACCGTCGAGAAGCTGCGCCGGAGCTTCGACGCGGCGGGCTGGACGCCGGAGCGGGACCTGCCGGTCGACGAGAAACAGCACCGGACCCGCGAGGAGGGGTACGACAACGACCACGAGCGCGACGCGCTGGCGGCCGCCCTCTCGGCGTACGACGACCACGAGGACCAGTTCGACCGGGTCGCCGCGAAGGTCCCCCCGCGTCAGGAGGTCGGCCCGGTCATCGCACGCGTGCTGGGCGGCGAGGAGTCCGTCGAGACGGTGCTCGCCGACCTGGCCGACGACGACGGGGACAGCGACGGGGGCGGGACCGAGCACACCGAGCGCGAACTCACCGCCGAGGAAAAGCGGATCAAGCGCCTGGAGGCCCGCGTCGAGCGTCTGGAGGGTCACGTCGACGACCTGAAAGCGACCATCGAACGCAAGGACGAACAGCTCGCGGAGTACGAGGCCGAACTCTCCGAGGCCCGCCGCGAGGAGCGCCGGGAGGCCCGCGAGCGCCGGGAGGTCACCCGGCTGGAGCGGGAGAACGACCGCCTGGAGCGGGAACTCGACGAGGAGCGCGAGCGCGTCGAGGACCTGGAGGGCAAACTGGAGCGGCTGAAGGCGCTGTGGAAGCTCGACCACTCGAACTTCGCGGACGTCGCCGAGAAGAAGGCCGGACTGGTCCCCGTCAAGGTCGTCGAGCAGTTCACGACCGGCGCCATCGAGGCCGCCGACGAGGCGTTCGGGCTGGCCGAGGACGACGTCGTCCTCTTCCGGGACGCCAGCGGGGCCGGCCGGTCGACCGCCCAGCGGCTGGTCGAGGTCGGGCCCCGCGTGGTTCTCCGGAACGGCCAGCTCTCGAACGTCGCCGACGAGGTCCTCTTCGAGCACGAGGTCCCGGTCGCGCCCGCGGACCTCGTGACGGTCCAGGAGGTCGACGAACTCGCCGTCGCCCGCGAGGCCGAAGTCGAGGAGGCCATCGCCGACTGGGAGGCGCGGGCGGCGGAACGGCGCCGCCAGCAGAGCGCCGAGATGGTGGACCAGATCATCAGCGAGCATCGGGCGGGGGAAGGGGACTGA
- a CDS encoding PhzF family phenazine biosynthesis protein, producing the protein MPHDLHIVDVFARERYTGNQLAVVESEGTTGDEEMQAIAREMNYSETTFVESREDPYRVRIFTPEAEVPFAGHPTLGTAHVVRERVADGRPEEVTLALNVGEVPVEVRERDGRETLWMTQQPPEFGDELDHGRLAGVLGLSADRLDTDWPVQVVSTGLPTVLVPLADREALTDIDLDRGAYDDLTGDREAKLVHAFCADPRDPDNDLAVRMFAPAYGVPEDPATGSANGCLAAYLARHAYFGSGVVDARVEQGYEMGRPSLLYLCATDRGDDVRVEVGGRVVDIARGELL; encoded by the coding sequence ATGCCCCACGACCTGCACATCGTCGACGTGTTCGCGCGGGAGCGGTACACCGGAAACCAGCTCGCAGTGGTGGAAAGCGAGGGGACGACCGGCGACGAGGAGATGCAGGCGATAGCGCGCGAGATGAACTACTCGGAGACGACCTTCGTCGAGTCCCGCGAGGACCCCTACCGGGTGCGCATCTTCACCCCCGAGGCGGAGGTGCCCTTCGCCGGCCACCCGACGCTGGGGACCGCCCACGTCGTCCGCGAGCGGGTCGCCGACGGCCGCCCCGAGGAGGTCACGCTGGCCCTGAACGTCGGGGAGGTACCCGTCGAGGTCCGCGAGCGCGACGGGCGGGAGACGCTGTGGATGACCCAGCAACCCCCCGAATTCGGCGACGAACTCGACCACGGGCGGCTCGCGGGGGTACTGGGGCTGTCGGCCGACCGGCTCGACACCGACTGGCCGGTCCAGGTCGTCTCGACGGGGCTGCCGACGGTTCTCGTCCCCCTCGCGGACCGCGAGGCGCTGACGGACATCGACCTCGACCGCGGGGCCTACGACGACCTGACGGGCGACCGGGAGGCGAAGCTCGTCCACGCGTTCTGTGCGGACCCGCGTGACCCGGACAACGACCTCGCGGTCCGGATGTTCGCGCCGGCCTACGGCGTCCCGGAGGACCCGGCGACTGGGTCGGCCAACGGCTGTCTGGCGGCCTACCTGGCCCGGCACGCCTACTTCGGGAGCGGGGTCGTCGACGCCCGCGTCGAGCAGGGGTACGAGATGGGTCGGCCCTCCCTGCTCTACCTGTGCGCGACCGACCGCGGGGACGACGTCCGCGTCGAGGTGGGGGGGCGCGTGGTCGACATCGCTCGCGGCGAACTGCTCTGA